A stretch of the bacterium genome encodes the following:
- a CDS encoding insulinase family protein produces MNLRRIVSLFGLMAVLAVAPTVTLAAPAAGVADLPELKFEKYTLDNGLQVILHEDHSLPTAAVNVWYHVGSKNEKPGRTGFAHLFEHMMFQGSENHDKDYFLPLQKVGGQVNGSTNNDRTNYWENVPSDQLEMALFLEADRMGWLLPAMTQEKLDNQRDVVKNEKRQGENRPYAKSRDLLLGLMYPEGHPYSWPVIGSMEDLSAASKEDVSEFFRLYYAPNNASLCVAGDFDPAQVKEWIAKYFGTIPPGSPVDRLESWIPQLDGERRALAEDAVELPRLYMQWHSPGWYQEGDAEFDLLADIVATGKTSRLYKTLVYEKQIAQDIFATQSSREMSGTFGITATAAPGHDLAELEAAIDAELKALLAKGVTDREVGLSRTRFQADAVRELQQIGGFGGKADRLNRYNVLVGDPGYLKADLARYDVANAASVNAWMRRFIDLDRRGVLWIVPQGKLAAAKLDVDRSQLPAGGRPAAFTPPAVQAATLPNGLKLYLVEKHELPLVEARLVVNAGWADDPLDRQGTAALTADMLDEGVVGHDALALSEAVEAMGAELRTESNFDGTQVSLNMLRGKLDEGLALLADVALRPTFPEKEFERLRGNYRGRQKQEAVQPQAQAMNEFQRRCFGAAHPYAQPASGVGTRQSLDALTRQDLVTFHGSWFVPANAAVVVVGDLTLAEATVAVSRVLGNWRNASTPKRVPLPETGYQGPRLVVIDRPGAQQSQIMGGYVGMPRGDADFPGFEVLNSAFGGQFASRINLNLREDKGYTYGVRSQLAAYRQAGVFLMSAPVQTNATAASISELLGEMRQARGDRPVAGDELADSKGRLVQGFPQRFETFGGTARQLADLLVAGLPVDDWQSYVGRIQALGEADLAAVVARHLDPERVVWVIVGDWSAIQDGLRGLELGEIEVVGAPRS; encoded by the coding sequence GTGAATCTCCGCCGAATCGTGTCCCTGTTCGGGTTGATGGCCGTGCTCGCCGTCGCGCCGACCGTCACCCTGGCCGCCCCGGCCGCCGGGGTCGCCGACCTGCCCGAGTTGAAGTTCGAGAAGTACACCCTGGACAACGGCTTGCAGGTCATCCTGCACGAGGACCACAGCCTGCCGACGGCGGCCGTGAACGTGTGGTACCACGTCGGCTCCAAGAACGAGAAGCCGGGACGGACCGGGTTCGCGCACCTGTTCGAGCACATGATGTTCCAGGGCTCGGAGAACCACGACAAGGACTACTTCCTGCCGCTGCAGAAGGTGGGCGGGCAGGTCAACGGGTCGACCAACAACGACCGCACGAACTACTGGGAGAATGTGCCCTCGGACCAGCTCGAGATGGCGCTGTTCCTCGAGGCCGATCGCATGGGCTGGCTGCTGCCGGCCATGACCCAGGAGAAGCTGGACAACCAGCGCGATGTCGTGAAGAACGAGAAGCGCCAGGGTGAGAACCGGCCCTACGCCAAGAGCCGCGACCTGCTGCTCGGCCTGATGTATCCCGAGGGCCACCCCTACAGCTGGCCGGTGATCGGCAGCATGGAGGACCTGTCGGCGGCCTCGAAGGAGGATGTCTCCGAGTTCTTCCGCCTCTACTACGCGCCGAACAACGCATCGCTGTGCGTGGCCGGCGACTTCGATCCCGCACAGGTGAAGGAGTGGATCGCGAAGTACTTCGGCACCATTCCGCCGGGCAGCCCGGTCGACCGCCTGGAGTCCTGGATCCCGCAGCTGGACGGCGAGCGTCGCGCCCTGGCCGAGGACGCCGTCGAACTGCCGCGCCTGTACATGCAGTGGCATTCGCCGGGCTGGTACCAGGAGGGCGATGCCGAGTTCGACCTGCTGGCCGACATCGTCGCCACCGGCAAGACGTCGCGGCTGTACAAGACGCTTGTCTACGAGAAGCAGATCGCGCAGGACATCTTCGCCACGCAGTCGTCGCGCGAGATGAGCGGCACCTTCGGCATCACCGCCACGGCGGCGCCCGGCCACGACCTGGCTGAACTCGAGGCTGCCATCGACGCCGAACTGAAGGCGCTTCTGGCCAAGGGCGTCACCGACCGCGAAGTCGGCCTGTCCCGCACCCGTTTCCAGGCCGATGCGGTGCGCGAACTGCAGCAGATCGGCGGTTTCGGCGGCAAGGCAGACCGGTTGAACCGCTACAACGTCCTGGTGGGCGATCCCGGCTACCTCAAGGCGGATCTGGCGCGCTACGACGTTGCGAACGCAGCCTCGGTCAATGCCTGGATGCGGCGATTCATCGACCTCGACCGCCGCGGCGTGCTCTGGATCGTGCCGCAGGGCAAGCTGGCCGCCGCCAAGCTGGACGTCGACCGTTCGCAGCTGCCCGCCGGCGGCCGGCCCGCAGCCTTCACGCCGCCCGCAGTGCAGGCGGCGACGCTGCCCAACGGACTGAAGTTGTACCTGGTGGAGAAGCACGAGTTGCCGCTGGTCGAGGCGCGCCTGGTGGTCAACGCCGGCTGGGCCGACGACCCCCTGGACCGCCAGGGCACCGCCGCGCTGACGGCAGACATGCTGGACGAAGGCGTGGTCGGACATGACGCGCTGGCCCTGTCCGAGGCCGTCGAGGCGATGGGCGCGGAGCTGCGCACGGAGAGCAACTTCGACGGCACCCAGGTCTCGCTGAACATGCTGCGCGGGAAGCTCGATGAGGGCCTGGCGCTGCTGGCCGACGTCGCCCTGCGGCCCACGTTCCCCGAAAAGGAATTCGAGCGCCTGCGCGGCAACTACCGCGGCCGCCAGAAGCAGGAAGCGGTGCAGCCGCAGGCGCAGGCGATGAACGAGTTCCAGCGGCGCTGCTTCGGCGCGGCGCATCCCTACGCGCAGCCGGCCTCGGGTGTCGGCACGCGCCAGTCGCTGGACGCGCTCACGCGCCAGGACCTGGTGACGTTCCACGGCTCGTGGTTTGTGCCGGCCAACGCCGCGGTCGTCGTGGTGGGCGACCTGACGCTGGCCGAGGCGACGGTCGCCGTCTCCCGCGTGCTCGGCAACTGGCGGAACGCCTCCACGCCGAAGCGCGTGCCGCTGCCGGAGACCGGTTACCAGGGCCCGCGGCTGGTCGTGATCGACCGTCCCGGCGCCCAGCAGAGCCAGATCATGGGCGGGTACGTCGGCATGCCCCGCGGCGATGCCGATTTCCCCGGCTTCGAAGTGCTGAATTCGGCGTTCGGCGGGCAGTTCGCTTCGCGCATCAACCTGAACCTGCGCGAGGACAAGGGCTACACCTACGGCGTGCGCTCGCAGCTGGCGGCGTATCGCCAGGCGGGCGTGTTCCTGATGAGCGCGCCGGTGCAGACGAACGCCACGGCGGCCTCGATCAGCGAACTGCTGGGCGAGATGCGCCAGGCGCGCGGCGACCGTCCGGTGGCCGGCGACGAGCTCGCCGACAGCAAGGGGCGCCTCGTGCAGGGCTTCCCGCAGCGCTTCGAGACCTTCGGCGGCACGGCCCGCCAGTTGGCCGACCTGCTGGTGGCCGGGCTTCCGGTCGACGACTGGCAGTCCTACGTCGGCCGCATCCAGGCGCTCGGTGAAGCGGACCTGGCCGCCGTCGTGGCGCGGCACCTGGATCCCGAGCGTGTGGTCTGGGTCATCGTCGGGGACTGGTCGGCCATCCAGGACGGCTTGCGTGGCCTGGAACTGGGCGAGATCGAGGTGGTGGGCGCGCCCCGGTCCTAG
- a CDS encoding thioredoxin family protein codes for MRVLTVALIVLSLAAGLAFAAAPPAAKEAPALTPAAAGVVPGDVAPSFSLKDTNGVEHTLAQYLADGKIVVLEWFNPDCPFIVKHHQLNRTMNETFMVLQHKGMVWLAINSGAPGKQGAGLERNQKAHADYEMPFPILLDESGTVGRAYGAKTTPHMFVIGKDGKVAYSGAIDNDPSPTKPGERNYIVSALRALMDGRAVPEPATKPYGCSVKYGDK; via the coding sequence ATGCGAGTCCTGACCGTCGCCCTGATTGTCCTGTCCCTGGCTGCCGGCCTGGCGTTCGCCGCCGCGCCGCCGGCGGCCAAGGAGGCTCCCGCGCTGACGCCTGCCGCCGCCGGCGTCGTTCCCGGCGATGTGGCCCCGTCCTTCTCGCTGAAGGACACCAACGGAGTCGAACACACCCTGGCGCAGTACCTGGCCGACGGCAAGATCGTGGTGCTGGAGTGGTTCAACCCCGACTGCCCGTTCATCGTCAAGCACCACCAGCTGAATCGCACCATGAACGAGACCTTCATGGTGCTCCAGCACAAGGGCATGGTCTGGCTGGCCATCAACTCGGGTGCACCGGGCAAGCAGGGCGCCGGCCTCGAGCGCAACCAGAAGGCCCACGCCGACTACGAGATGCCGTTCCCGATCCTGCTGGATGAGAGCGGCACCGTGGGCCGCGCCTACGGGGCCAAGACCACACCGCACATGTTCGTGATCGGCAAGGACGGCAAGGTCGCCTACTCGGGGGCCATCGACAACGATCCGTCGCCGACGAAGCCCGGCGAGCGCAACTACATCGTTTCGGCGCTGCGGGCGCTCATGGACGGGCGCGCGGTACCCGAGCCGGCGACCAAGCCCTACGGCTGCAGCGTCAAGTACGGCGACAAATAG
- a CDS encoding 4Fe-4S dicluster domain-containing protein, whose product MVTRRDFLKLTGAAAGTAAPKARRPDNEHFTVINRYPAPAWREQPLDVKVQCMHCEKPACVSACIVGALEKNPLGPVTYDAWKCIGCRYCMVACPYQIPAYEYENALTPRVMKCTMCPERTLVGKLPACAEICPREAILFGKREQLLELARERIAQHPERYHPEVYGEHEVGGTSWLLIADRPLTECGIPELSDPSPAVLTETIQHGIFRGFSGPLMIFGLLSVLMKSSTDRRNGAGSDQDQERPTRTGRTSMPSHQQVDGVQRCVPKGRHGQAGPRSVRQSTTNVPHPCSGARRSRSLPRA is encoded by the coding sequence ATGGTCACCAGACGGGATTTCCTGAAACTGACCGGCGCCGCAGCCGGCACGGCGGCCCCGAAGGCGCGGCGGCCGGACAACGAGCACTTCACCGTCATCAACCGCTATCCCGCGCCGGCGTGGCGTGAACAGCCGTTGGACGTGAAGGTGCAGTGCATGCACTGCGAGAAGCCGGCCTGCGTATCGGCCTGCATCGTCGGTGCCCTCGAGAAGAACCCGCTGGGACCGGTGACCTACGACGCCTGGAAGTGCATCGGCTGCCGGTACTGCATGGTAGCCTGCCCGTACCAGATCCCCGCCTACGAGTACGAAAACGCCCTGACGCCGCGCGTGATGAAGTGCACGATGTGCCCCGAGCGCACGCTGGTCGGCAAGCTGCCTGCCTGTGCGGAGATCTGTCCGCGCGAGGCCATCCTCTTCGGCAAGCGTGAGCAGCTGCTGGAGCTGGCGCGCGAGCGCATTGCCCAGCACCCCGAGCGTTACCATCCCGAGGTGTATGGCGAACACGAAGTGGGCGGCACCTCGTGGCTGTTGATCGCCGACCGCCCGCTCACCGAGTGCGGCATTCCCGAGCTCTCCGACCCGAGCCCGGCCGTTCTCACCGAGACCATCCAGCACGGCATCTTCCGCGGCTTCAGCGGCCCGTTGATGATCTTCGGCCTGCTGAGCGTGCTGATGAAGTCGTCGACCGACCGGCGCAACGGCGCCGGATCCGACCAGGACCAAGAACGACCGACCAGGACGGGGAGGACCAGCATGCCTAGCCACCAGCAGGTTGACGGCGTGCAGCGCTGCGTGCCGAAGGGGCGCCATGGCCAGGCCGGGCCGCGAAGCGTCCGGCAGTCCACCACGAACGTCCCGCACCCCTGTTCGGGCGCGCGGCGGTCCCGTTCTTTACCCCGGGCGTGA
- a CDS encoding acyl-CoA thioesterase: MMPRDTNHHGTIFGGVILSHIDQAGAVAALRLGCIRVVTVAMDRVIFKQPVHVGDLVSFHAEPIRRGRTSVTVRVMVEAERRGNAGVIPVTEAEVTYVHIDADGRPIALPPDA, from the coding sequence ATGATGCCGCGCGACACCAACCACCACGGCACCATCTTCGGTGGCGTCATCCTCTCGCACATCGACCAGGCCGGCGCCGTGGCCGCGCTGCGCCTCGGATGCATCCGGGTCGTGACCGTCGCCATGGACCGGGTGATCTTCAAGCAGCCGGTGCACGTGGGCGACCTCGTCTCCTTCCATGCCGAGCCCATCCGGCGGGGCCGCACTTCGGTGACGGTTCGCGTCATGGTCGAGGCCGAGCGGCGTGGCAACGCCGGCGTGATCCCCGTGACCGAGGCCGAAGTCACCTACGTCCATATCGATGCCGATGGACGCCCCATCGCCCTGCCCCCCGACGCCTGA
- a CDS encoding c-type cytochrome, with the protein MSDRIQLRCAPSHRTLGRLIAAGALSAALLAGSGAASAADDELKNLTVFPKDISKRELVDTMKQWTQALGVRCDFCHEQKVPGDFQSIDFASDKVGHKEVARRMYTMVRDLNGGPLPKAAGEDDAAVNCFTCHRGLPSPTTLERVVLRATREKGAEGGVQKYRELRERYYGSGSFDFSPGTLQSVTETLAAETATLDAALAMARLNLEMNPKFADGHVAVAQILEMKQDKAGALTAVEEALKLDPNHRHAQRLKQKLTK; encoded by the coding sequence ATGTCTGACCGCATCCAGCTTCGCTGCGCCCCGTCCCATCGCACTTTGGGACGCCTGATCGCGGCCGGAGCCCTGTCTGCCGCCCTGTTGGCCGGCAGCGGTGCCGCTTCGGCGGCCGATGACGAACTGAAGAACCTGACCGTGTTCCCGAAGGACATCAGCAAGCGCGAACTGGTCGACACCATGAAGCAGTGGACCCAGGCCCTCGGGGTGCGCTGCGACTTCTGCCATGAGCAGAAGGTGCCCGGCGATTTCCAGAGCATCGACTTCGCCAGCGACAAGGTGGGCCACAAGGAAGTCGCCCGGCGCATGTACACGATGGTGCGCGACCTCAACGGCGGGCCGCTGCCGAAGGCGGCCGGCGAGGACGATGCCGCGGTCAACTGCTTCACCTGCCATCGCGGCCTGCCCAGCCCCACCACCCTCGAGCGCGTGGTGCTGCGGGCCACCCGGGAGAAGGGCGCCGAGGGCGGCGTGCAGAAGTACCGTGAACTACGCGAGCGCTACTACGGGAGCGGGTCGTTCGATTTCAGCCCGGGTACCCTGCAGTCGGTGACCGAGACGCTGGCCGCCGAAACGGCCACGCTCGACGCGGCGCTGGCCATGGCCCGCCTGAACCTGGAGATGAACCCGAAGTTCGCGGACGGCCACGTCGCCGTGGCGCAGATCCTCGAGATGAAGCAGGACAAGGCTGGCGCGTTGACAGCCGTCGAAGAGGCGCTCAAGCTGGACCCGAATCACCGCCATGCGCAGCGGCTGAAGCAGAAGCTGACGAAGTAG